A window of the Desulfobacula toluolica Tol2 genome harbors these coding sequences:
- a CDS encoding NUDIX hydrolase, whose protein sequence is MDIKFCTACGSPTELKIPVDDDHVRSVCTNCGLVHYNNPKVVVGCIPEFNGQVLLCKRNIEPRKGKWTLPAGYLENGESVQDGALRETLEETRAKVSIIDAYRLFNIVFVDQIYFMFRANLMSDEFGPTNESIDVRLFDEKDIPWDDIAFEVIKQTLEHYFQDRKKGDFPFKIFDLR, encoded by the coding sequence ATGGATATTAAATTTTGCACGGCCTGCGGCTCTCCCACTGAATTAAAAATTCCGGTTGATGATGATCATGTCCGGTCCGTGTGTACCAACTGTGGCCTGGTTCATTATAACAATCCCAAAGTGGTGGTGGGATGCATCCCTGAGTTTAACGGACAGGTGTTGCTGTGCAAAAGAAATATTGAACCCAGAAAAGGCAAATGGACACTTCCGGCCGGGTATCTTGAAAACGGGGAGTCGGTTCAGGACGGTGCCCTGCGCGAAACCCTCGAGGAAACAAGGGCAAAGGTCAGTATCATAGACGCCTACCGCCTGTTTAATATTGTTTTTGTTGATCAAATCTATTTCATGTTCAGGGCAAATCTGATGTCTGATGAATTCGGCCCCACAAATGAAAGCATTGATGTCAGGTTGTTCGACGAAAAAGATATCCCGTGGGACGATATTGCCTTTGAAGTAATCAAACAAACCCTGGAACATTATTTCCAGGACAGAAAAAAAGGGGATTTCCCCTTTAAAATTTTTGATCTTCGTTGA
- a CDS encoding ATP-binding response regulator — protein sequence MDISGKMGNRILIIDDGLKNIQLIGTVLRDKGYAVSIAQSGSQGLNVIQQDKPDLILLDIMMPEMDGFETCRRLKKNPEVKNIPVIFLSALTDTVNKVEGFKIGAVDYITKPVNAEELMARIKTHLTIKSLRYELENANIKLEEKILERTRELALKNQALMDIKEKYQILVESANDSIFVAQDNVIKFSNRKTEELTGYAKDELIKTPFIDFVHPDDRAKVLDRYAKRLTGKNPVSTYSFKIISKSGVEKTVHLNTVLIQWENRPATLNFLRDITQIIKIESQLQQSQKMEIIGTLAGGIAHDFNNILFPIIGHAEMLLEDIPEDSLFRDSLDEIYASTLRAKDLVKQILTFSRQESPQLTLMKMQPIVREALKLVRSSIPTTIKIKQDINSACGVIKADPTRIHQIVMNLATNAYHSMEDTGGELKVSLDEIELSGNNLIMPEIKPGVYACLTIADTGMGMDKVVAKKIFDPFFTTKKKGKGTGMGLSVVHGIVKGMKGDIRFHSKPGKGTEFYVYLPIVKKSTEIINTQVKERIQGTNERILLVDDEESIIKMEKKILERLGYQVSSHISSIEALKTFRAAPDTFDLVITDMAMPNMSGDRLSVELMKIRTDIPILLCTGFNETISEKKVVSLGIKGLLIKPIAMKELSKKICEVLDKIKIESPKQHLFS from the coding sequence ATGGATATTTCTGGAAAAATGGGTAATAGAATACTGATTATTGATGACGGGCTGAAGAATATTCAGCTGATTGGAACAGTTCTGCGTGACAAAGGATATGCCGTCAGTATTGCTCAAAGCGGAAGCCAGGGGTTGAATGTGATTCAGCAGGATAAACCAGATTTGATTTTATTGGACATTATGATGCCTGAAATGGACGGTTTTGAAACCTGCCGCCGTCTTAAAAAAAATCCTGAAGTAAAAAATATCCCGGTAATTTTTTTAAGCGCCCTCACGGATACGGTAAACAAAGTGGAAGGATTTAAAATCGGAGCCGTGGATTATATCACCAAACCGGTTAATGCAGAAGAACTGATGGCAAGAATCAAGACACATCTGACAATCAAAAGCCTGCGATATGAACTCGAAAATGCCAATATAAAACTTGAGGAAAAGATCCTGGAAAGAACCCGGGAACTGGCCCTAAAAAATCAGGCATTGATGGATATCAAAGAAAAATATCAAATTTTGGTGGAGAGCGCCAATGATAGCATATTTGTTGCCCAGGATAATGTCATAAAATTTTCAAATCGAAAAACCGAAGAGCTGACCGGTTATGCTAAAGATGAATTGATAAAAACGCCTTTCATTGATTTTGTCCATCCGGACGACCGGGCTAAAGTGCTTGACAGGTACGCCAAGCGGTTGACAGGCAAAAACCCTGTCAGCACATATTCATTTAAAATTATCAGTAAATCCGGTGTGGAAAAAACAGTACATCTCAATACCGTCTTGATTCAATGGGAAAACAGACCTGCTACACTTAATTTTCTAAGAGATATCACTCAAATAATAAAAATTGAGTCCCAACTACAACAATCCCAAAAAATGGAGATCATTGGCACCCTTGCAGGTGGGATAGCCCATGATTTTAACAACATTCTTTTTCCTATTATCGGTCATGCGGAGATGCTGTTAGAGGATATTCCTGAGGACAGCCTTTTTAGAGACAGCTTGGATGAAATTTATGCCAGTACCTTGAGAGCCAAGGATCTGGTCAAACAAATTCTTACATTTTCCCGTCAAGAAAGCCCTCAATTGACTCTGATGAAGATGCAGCCCATTGTCAGGGAAGCATTAAAACTTGTCAGGTCTTCAATCCCCACAACAATTAAAATCAAGCAGGATATTAACTCTGCCTGTGGTGTTATCAAAGCAGACCCCACACGAATTCATCAAATTGTTATGAACCTTGCGACCAACGCTTATCATAGCATGGAGGATACTGGAGGGGAACTGAAAGTAAGTCTCGATGAAATCGAACTGAGTGGAAACAACCTGATAATGCCTGAAATAAAACCTGGCGTTTATGCCTGCCTTACGATAGCAGATACAGGCATGGGAATGGATAAAGTGGTGGCAAAAAAAATCTTTGACCCGTTTTTTACCACCAAAAAAAAAGGTAAGGGCACAGGGATGGGGCTTTCAGTGGTACATGGTATTGTAAAAGGCATGAAGGGTGATATCCGATTTCACAGCAAACCGGGTAAAGGAACTGAATTTTATGTGTATCTGCCGATAGTTAAAAAATCTACTGAAATAATCAATACACAAGTCAAAGAACGAATTCAGGGGACAAATGAACGAATTCTACTTGTAGATGATGAAGAAAGTATCATTAAAATGGAAAAAAAGATACTGGAACGGCTGGGGTATCAAGTGTCTTCACATATCAGCAGTATTGAAGCACTCAAAACATTCCGTGCAGCGCCGGATACTTTTGATCTGGTCATTACCGATATGGCAATGCCCAATATGTCCGGCGACAGGTTATCGGTTGAATTGATGAAAATACGGACCGATATTCCTATTCTGCTCTGCACAGGGTTTAACGAAACCATCTCTGAAAAAAAAGTGGTATCACTGGGAATAAAAGGACTTTTAATAAAGCCGATAGCAATGAAGGAGCTTTCCAAAAAGATATGTGAAGTTCTGGATAAAATAAAAATTGAATCCCCAAAACAACACCTGTTCTCATAA
- a CDS encoding ATP-binding protein has product MIKYNTEAVALKVEKTNMEAVTVPKTMAIAQENGMWGNRKLSTAYAREILKNTPRFTGAYFGYEPNADQDDQIYRNNNPSQAKSMDKNGRYLPYWFAAGEQIKLTPLINMETSLYYQGCKDRYFSTKKDKAMVTEPYFYEGKMIVEQTYPIEINGKFMGIAGVDRALTDLLIFLNSFKPYDTSKLILISRMGRIISSNMNLGSEKTFKLSLEKLKSKGQKIEETQLDRSMLTFDINDTDYSGILQMFHKARKGTIPLLKKVDPFDNNTYYYYSGKIPTGDWTIVMRVAENEILRPIKIILYGVSGASLLLIGLQVILAIHLSRTMTDPINEVIDASTRIANGNFEVFLQRSDISEIDTLALSLANTAHKLKILTQKLNDEKDQLEDEVEERKQIEASLSESHERFKKVVDGLDAIVYVSDMDNHELLFVNKYAEDVFGDILGTTCWKTLQTNQTGVCSFCTNEKLLDKNGNSTGIYKWEYPNSSNGSWYDCRDQAIPWTDGRMVRMEIAMDITDRKKTEEELSKHRDHLEELVKERTIDLTHTNKKLEKEKEKAEAANRAKSAFLTNMSHEIRTPMNAILGFTEILKEKIENPQLSLYIKSVFSAGKSLLSLINDILDLSKVEAGMLTLEYKPVSLLDILDEMKTVFEQKTSDKGLEFIMEIPFDLPIALFLDEIRIRQVLINLIGNAIKFTNTGYVKVSAKYQYPDPIHRSLIDLTILVEDTGMGIAEDQLDVVFNAFVQQKGQKTSQFGGTGLGLAITKNLIKVMKGEIHIKSEVGKGSVFFIELKGIEVSSAEALKSTQEKFIDFTSLQFKGSKILIVDDIKYNRDLVSSYLEDFNLMLLEAENGKEAIYSAKKNHPNLVLMDMKMPEMDGYEAMNILKKDKALKTIPVIAVTASAMKKDEEMISQLFDSYLRKPISKTDLVAEIMKFLPHFMMKKHKSVNVGTTAAKEPLKTGLKTAPDYFELQKILKRRCKESEHLCCNMAIDKIETFARDMKKLGNEFQCESLVLWGEDLYLAAVSFDADKIKQILEELYTI; this is encoded by the coding sequence ATGATTAAGTATAATACCGAAGCGGTAGCGCTTAAAGTCGAAAAGACGAATATGGAAGCGGTCACAGTTCCAAAAACCATGGCTATAGCCCAGGAAAATGGAATGTGGGGAAACCGAAAACTATCAACGGCTTACGCTCGCGAGATTCTAAAAAATACGCCTCGTTTCACGGGTGCGTACTTTGGTTATGAACCCAATGCAGACCAGGATGATCAAATCTATCGTAATAATAATCCATCTCAGGCCAAATCAATGGATAAAAACGGACGATATCTGCCCTATTGGTTTGCAGCAGGAGAGCAAATCAAACTGACGCCTCTTATTAATATGGAAACAAGTCTTTATTACCAGGGGTGCAAGGATCGATATTTTTCCACAAAAAAAGACAAGGCCATGGTAACCGAACCATATTTCTACGAAGGAAAGATGATCGTAGAACAGACATATCCCATTGAAATCAATGGAAAATTCATGGGAATCGCCGGGGTTGACAGGGCATTGACGGATTTGCTCATTTTTCTGAACAGTTTTAAACCCTATGACACATCAAAACTCATATTGATAAGCCGAATGGGAAGAATAATCTCTTCAAATATGAATCTGGGATCGGAAAAAACATTCAAGCTGTCTCTGGAAAAGTTAAAAAGCAAGGGCCAAAAAATTGAGGAAACCCAATTGGACAGGAGTATGTTGACTTTTGATATCAACGACACCGATTATTCCGGAATTCTCCAAATGTTTCACAAAGCACGCAAGGGAACCATACCTCTGCTGAAAAAAGTCGATCCATTCGACAATAACACTTACTATTACTACTCCGGCAAGATTCCTACTGGTGACTGGACCATTGTTATGCGAGTCGCTGAAAATGAAATTTTAAGGCCGATCAAGATTATTCTTTATGGCGTATCAGGGGCTTCCCTTTTATTGATCGGGCTTCAAGTCATACTCGCCATACACTTAAGCCGCACAATGACTGATCCCATCAATGAAGTCATTGACGCCTCGACCCGTATTGCAAATGGAAATTTTGAGGTATTCCTCCAGCGATCCGATATTTCTGAAATTGATACACTGGCACTTTCTCTGGCAAATACAGCACATAAATTAAAAATTTTAACACAAAAACTCAATGACGAAAAAGATCAACTTGAAGATGAAGTTGAAGAACGAAAACAGATCGAAGCAAGCCTCAGTGAATCGCATGAGCGGTTTAAAAAAGTTGTGGACGGCCTGGATGCTATTGTTTATGTAAGTGACATGGATAACCATGAACTTTTGTTTGTTAATAAGTATGCCGAGGATGTTTTTGGCGATATTCTCGGAACAACCTGTTGGAAGACCCTGCAAACAAACCAAACCGGTGTTTGTTCATTTTGCACCAATGAAAAGCTATTGGATAAAAACGGAAACTCGACCGGTATTTATAAATGGGAATATCCGAACAGCAGTAATGGAAGCTGGTATGACTGCCGTGATCAGGCGATACCATGGACGGATGGAAGAATGGTTAGAATGGAGATCGCAATGGATATCACTGACCGGAAAAAGACAGAGGAAGAGCTTTCAAAACACCGCGATCACCTGGAAGAATTAGTAAAAGAGCGGACAATTGATTTGACACACACCAACAAAAAACTGGAAAAAGAAAAGGAAAAAGCGGAAGCCGCCAATCGTGCTAAAAGTGCATTTCTTACAAACATGTCCCATGAGATCCGTACCCCTATGAACGCTATTCTGGGCTTTACGGAAATCTTAAAAGAGAAGATTGAAAATCCTCAATTATCGCTATATATAAAATCGGTTTTTTCCGCAGGCAAATCTCTATTAAGTCTGATCAATGATATACTCGACCTCTCTAAAGTTGAAGCCGGTATGCTGACACTTGAGTATAAACCGGTTTCTCTGCTGGATATTCTGGATGAAATGAAGACCGTATTCGAGCAAAAAACAAGTGATAAGGGACTGGAATTTATAATGGAAATCCCCTTTGACTTGCCAATAGCTCTCTTTCTTGATGAAATCCGGATACGACAGGTTTTGATTAATCTGATCGGGAATGCCATTAAATTTACCAATACCGGGTATGTTAAAGTTTCTGCTAAATATCAGTATCCGGATCCGATACACAGAAGCCTTATTGATTTAACCATTCTGGTGGAAGATACGGGAATGGGAATTGCGGAAGATCAATTGGACGTTGTTTTTAATGCCTTTGTTCAGCAAAAGGGCCAAAAAACATCTCAATTCGGCGGCACTGGACTTGGGTTGGCGATTACCAAGAACTTGATCAAGGTAATGAAAGGGGAAATCCACATAAAGAGCGAAGTTGGAAAAGGCAGCGTTTTTTTTATTGAATTAAAAGGAATTGAAGTTTCTTCGGCAGAAGCTTTGAAAAGTACTCAGGAAAAATTTATTGATTTTACCTCCTTGCAATTTAAAGGAAGCAAGATACTCATCGTGGATGATATCAAATATAATAGAGACCTTGTCAGCAGTTATCTGGAGGACTTCAACCTGATGCTTCTGGAAGCGGAAAACGGTAAGGAAGCTATTTATAGTGCGAAAAAAAATCACCCGAACCTGGTGTTGATGGATATGAAAATGCCTGAAATGGACGGGTATGAAGCCATGAATATTCTTAAAAAAGATAAAGCTCTAAAAACAATCCCTGTAATTGCGGTGACTGCTTCGGCCATGAAAAAGGATGAAGAGATGATATCTCAGCTTTTTGATTCATACTTGAGAAAGCCTATAAGTAAAACAGATCTTGTTGCAGAAATCATGAAGTTTCTGCCCCACTTCATGATGAAAAAACATAAAAGTGTTAATGTCGGCACAACCGCTGCAAAGGAACCGCTTAAAACCGGATTAAAAACTGCTCCTGACTATTTTGAATTGCAAAAAATCTTAAAAAGACGATGCAAAGAATCTGAACACCTGTGCTGTAATATGGCGATTGATAAAATTGAAACCTTTGCCAGGGACATGAAAAAACTCGGCAATGAGTTTCAGTGTGAGTCCCTGGTTTTATGGGGGGAGGATCTCTACCTGGCTGCCGTATCATTTGATGCGGATAAGATAAAGCAGATCTTGGAGGAATTGTACACCATATAA
- a CDS encoding methyl-accepting chemotaxis protein → MFEKFNLKTRMLLSIGSVAFLAFVVTITVVAVKATNMAKTEAIEKAEQIAYRYSGVVKAELELAMDAARTTAHLFEGIKEHVDSPERKNLNAMLTQLLERNPDFIGVWTCWEPNALDGKDAVFAGKDGHDNTGRFIPYWTRSAGKTVVEPLMDYDQPGAGDYYLLSLKTEKETILDPYYYSIGGKDVLITSLVAPIKYNGRVVGVAGIDIALDSFNKLVTDIKQSKVIFETGYLSLISNNNTYVAHPETERIGQNIIVTDAWAKPFIDDISAGRQFITDSFSETSGSHVWRVGVPIVIGHSTTPWAILLSAPKEKILAAAHSIMYTSVFIGVISLLILIAVVFFIAKSIADPMTRIVAGLNQGANQVSSAAGQISYASQSLAEGSSEQAASIEETSSSMEEMSSMTKKNADNASHADNLMKEANQGVKTANESMDQVILSMEDISKASEETSKIIKTIDEIAFQTNLLALNAAVEAARAGEAGAGFAVVADEVRNLAMRAAEAAKNTAELIEGTVKKVNKGSALVSKTNDAFVKVAKSSGKVEEIVAEISGASYEQANGIEQVNIAITEMDKVVQQNAANAEESASASEEMNAQAEQLKDYVGELFMLVTGKRNKKGRNISSPSLEAMSSKSALIDDLKKKIPTKKTIEIKPEQVIPFDDVKGFENF, encoded by the coding sequence ATGTTTGAAAAATTTAATTTGAAAACCAGAATGCTGCTTTCCATAGGTTCCGTAGCATTTCTTGCCTTTGTTGTTACCATTACCGTTGTTGCTGTTAAGGCAACCAATATGGCAAAAACCGAAGCCATCGAAAAGGCTGAACAAATTGCCTACCGGTATAGCGGTGTGGTCAAGGCTGAACTGGAATTGGCCATGGATGCGGCAAGGACAACGGCACATCTTTTTGAAGGAATTAAAGAACATGTCGATTCTCCGGAAAGAAAAAATTTAAACGCAATGCTCACACAACTTCTTGAGCGCAACCCTGATTTTATAGGTGTCTGGACCTGTTGGGAACCCAATGCCCTGGATGGAAAGGACGCAGTATTTGCCGGCAAAGATGGCCATGACAACACAGGAAGATTCATCCCGTATTGGACCCGCAGTGCTGGCAAAACCGTTGTCGAACCTCTTATGGATTATGATCAGCCCGGGGCCGGGGATTATTATCTTTTGTCCCTGAAAACAGAAAAAGAGACAATTCTTGACCCCTATTATTATTCCATTGGCGGCAAGGATGTTCTCATCACCAGCCTTGTAGCTCCCATTAAATATAATGGCCGGGTGGTTGGTGTGGCTGGAATTGATATTGCTTTAGATTCATTCAATAAATTAGTTACTGATATCAAACAAAGTAAAGTTATATTTGAAACCGGTTATCTCAGTTTGATATCCAACAACAACACATATGTGGCCCACCCGGAGACTGAAAGAATCGGGCAGAATATTATCGTGACGGATGCGTGGGCGAAACCGTTTATAGACGATATATCAGCGGGCAGACAATTTATTACCGACAGTTTTTCTGAAACATCCGGTTCACATGTGTGGAGAGTGGGTGTGCCCATTGTTATTGGCCATTCAACCACTCCCTGGGCAATTTTATTGAGTGCGCCCAAAGAAAAAATACTGGCAGCAGCTCACAGTATAATGTACACATCTGTTTTTATCGGCGTGATATCGTTGCTGATACTTATCGCGGTTGTTTTTTTTATTGCAAAGAGCATTGCTGATCCCATGACCAGGATTGTAGCCGGTTTGAACCAGGGAGCCAACCAGGTTTCATCCGCTGCCGGCCAGATATCTTATGCAAGTCAATCTCTGGCTGAAGGATCTTCCGAACAGGCTGCATCCATAGAAGAGACATCTTCTTCAATGGAAGAAATGTCTTCTATGACAAAGAAAAATGCTGATAATGCAAGTCATGCCGACAACCTTATGAAAGAAGCGAATCAGGGGGTAAAAACAGCTAATGAATCAATGGATCAAGTCATCCTTTCCATGGAAGATATCTCAAAAGCCAGTGAAGAAACCTCTAAAATCATAAAAACCATAGATGAAATAGCTTTCCAGACGAACCTCTTAGCGTTAAATGCAGCTGTTGAGGCGGCCCGGGCAGGAGAAGCAGGCGCAGGCTTTGCCGTGGTTGCGGATGAAGTTAGAAATCTTGCCATGAGAGCTGCAGAAGCTGCAAAAAATACAGCGGAACTCATTGAAGGCACGGTGAAAAAGGTAAACAAAGGGTCTGCACTTGTATCAAAAACCAATGATGCCTTTGTTAAAGTCGCCAAAAGCTCAGGCAAAGTGGAAGAAATTGTTGCAGAAATTTCCGGAGCATCTTATGAACAGGCCAATGGTATTGAACAGGTAAATATAGCCATTACTGAAATGGACAAGGTTGTTCAGCAGAATGCAGCCAATGCTGAAGAGTCTGCCTCGGCATCTGAAGAGATGAATGCCCAGGCCGAACAGCTTAAGGATTATGTTGGAGAACTTTTCATGCTGGTTACCGGTAAAAGAAACAAAAAAGGCCGCAATATTTCTTCTCCCTCTCTCGAAGCTATGTCTTCAAAATCAGCACTTATTGATGATTTGAAAAAAAAAATACCGACAAAAAAAACGATTGAAATCAAACCTGAGCAGGTCATTCCGTTTGATGATGTCAAGGGGTTTGAAAATTTTTAA
- a CDS encoding TonB-dependent receptor plug domain-containing protein — MNIKVTSVSKKSQHLSESAAAIFVITGDDLKRSGVTNIPDALRMVPGVTVARIDSNKWAVNVRGFNSRFAAQLLVLIDGRSVYTPTYSGVYWEVNDILLEDVDRIEVIRGPGATLWGANAVNGVINIITKHTKETHGGLVSAGKGNVEKNMASARYGNCFGEDSHWRIYTKHQERDEFKYLTGGNADDNWKITQFGFRMDSALTPKDNLTVQGDIYEGDINQALNLVDKKNFPYMGVFPVETSVSGKNFLTRWQHTLSSRSDFSLQVYYDTTKRIEDIIDEKRDNFDMDFQHHFAAGTRHDIVWGVRYRYTDDNYANSIISDIDPTSRQDHLYSAFVQDEISFLRDRVHLTIGSKFEHNDYSGYEVQPSARLMWAANSRHKIWGAVSKAVRTPSRAEFDGKLSYVATPVSVAFPPSFVPKVVPLVIDMKGNEHFDAEELMAYEMGYRFIPTHKFSVDLTFFYNDYENLRMFENGETVSTGTAIIMESNLVNGYSETSYGGEVAIILKPSDFFKCNLAYSFINTDNNGIWGFPRHQVSARGQFNLTKTLELDAWLRYVDDTSASYVFTDNFQYDIDDYLTMDLRLGWKITPQIELSLVGQNLLDKTHMEFVQEAFSRATEVERSFYGKLTYQF; from the coding sequence ATGAATATTAAAGTAACGTCTGTGAGTAAAAAAAGCCAGCATCTTTCAGAAAGTGCGGCCGCTATTTTCGTTATAACTGGTGACGATTTAAAACGTTCCGGGGTCACGAATATTCCGGATGCTTTACGAATGGTTCCCGGTGTTACGGTTGCCCGCATTGATTCAAATAAATGGGCTGTAAACGTCAGGGGATTTAACAGCCGGTTTGCTGCGCAATTACTGGTACTCATTGATGGTCGAAGCGTTTATACGCCGACATATTCAGGTGTTTACTGGGAGGTCAATGATATTTTATTGGAAGATGTGGACCGCATTGAGGTGATTCGCGGACCCGGGGCTACTCTCTGGGGTGCCAATGCCGTGAACGGTGTCATCAACATTATCACCAAGCACACAAAGGAGACCCACGGGGGACTTGTAAGTGCCGGCAAAGGTAATGTGGAAAAAAACATGGCCTCTGCCAGGTATGGCAATTGTTTTGGAGAAGATTCCCATTGGAGGATCTATACAAAACACCAAGAACGGGATGAATTCAAATATCTGACAGGAGGCAATGCCGATGACAACTGGAAAATCACACAATTTGGTTTCAGGATGGATTCAGCCCTTACCCCCAAGGACAATCTTACCGTTCAAGGTGATATCTACGAGGGCGATATCAATCAGGCGCTTAACCTGGTCGACAAGAAAAACTTTCCATACATGGGTGTGTTTCCAGTTGAAACTTCCGTGTCTGGAAAAAATTTCCTGACCCGATGGCAGCACACGTTATCCTCAAGATCAGATTTTTCCCTGCAGGTATACTATGACACCACCAAACGCATTGAAGACATTATCGACGAAAAACGGGACAATTTTGATATGGATTTTCAACACCACTTTGCTGCTGGAACCCGTCATGACATCGTATGGGGTGTAAGATACCGATATACTGATGACAACTATGCCAATTCAATCATTTCTGACATAGACCCGACCAGCCGACAGGACCATCTTTACAGTGCCTTTGTCCAGGATGAAATATCTTTTTTACGGGACCGGGTACACCTGACCATTGGTTCAAAATTTGAACATAATGATTACAGCGGTTACGAGGTGCAGCCCAGTGCCAGACTAATGTGGGCAGCAAATTCCAGGCACAAAATCTGGGGAGCCGTTTCCAAAGCCGTTCGAACCCCCTCCAGGGCGGAATTCGATGGCAAATTGTCCTATGTTGCCACACCTGTTTCAGTTGCATTTCCTCCGTCTTTTGTTCCGAAAGTTGTTCCTTTGGTGATTGATATGAAGGGAAATGAACATTTTGACGCTGAAGAATTGATGGCCTATGAAATGGGTTACCGCTTCATACCAACCCACAAATTTTCAGTGGATCTGACCTTTTTCTATAATGATTATGAGAACCTCAGAATGTTTGAAAACGGGGAGACTGTTTCTACAGGAACAGCCATTATCATGGAAAGTAACCTTGTAAACGGTTACAGCGAAACCTCCTATGGCGGGGAAGTCGCAATAATTCTCAAGCCTTCTGATTTTTTTAAATGCAACCTTGCTTACAGTTTTATTAATACCGATAATAACGGGATTTGGGGATTCCCCCGGCACCAGGTATCTGCCCGGGGACAGTTTAATCTTACCAAAACCCTTGAACTGGATGCCTGGCTCCGATATGTGGATGACACATCTGCCTCTTATGTTTTTACGGACAACTTTCAGTATGATATTGATGATTATCTGACAATGGATTTAAGACTGGGGTGGAAAATCACCCCGCAAATTGAACTGTCCCTGGTTGGTCAAAATCTGCTGGATAAAACCCATATGGAATTTGTACAGGAAGCCTTTAGCCGGGCCACTGAGGTGGAACGCAGTTTTTATGGTAAATTGACCTATCAATTTTAG
- a CDS encoding sigma-54-dependent transcriptional regulator yields MPKILIIDDDYIICKTLVKKFTRLNHEAHYSLNLKQGLEKLFSDQFDIVFLDVILPDGNGLEAIEIIKDHPFTPEIIIMTGDGNSEGVELAIKSKVWDYIQKNGSHKEFQFSLNRALEYRHQKQSEIQRKPIKREAIIGNSRQIKICLETTSKASNNDVPILITGETGTGKELFAKAIHKNSVRQQNNFIVVDCAALPEHLVESFLFGHSKGAFTSADSDKVGLIKLADGGTLFLDEVGELPLVLQKKFLRALQEKKFRPVGSKKEISSNFRLVSATHRNLRAMVKKRRFREDFYFRIASIKMEIPPLRDRKSDIALLLTHHMNRKEKIDGYLHNVSDEFVDNLLGYDWPGNVRELLNTIDYACSDAFQESILFSKHLPDHIRAFNIKNRIKNRKESESTPCSKEKSAPVERLRLKEYMEKMKQQYVTDLMSHTRGDIKTACRLSGLSRGHLYALLKKYNISGL; encoded by the coding sequence ATGCCAAAAATTTTGATCATTGATGACGACTACATAATCTGCAAAACTCTTGTTAAAAAATTTACAAGATTAAATCATGAGGCACATTATTCTCTAAACTTGAAACAAGGCCTTGAAAAATTATTTTCAGATCAGTTTGATATAGTTTTTCTTGATGTAATCCTTCCTGACGGAAACGGACTGGAAGCCATCGAGATAATAAAGGATCATCCTTTTACCCCTGAGATAATTATCATGACCGGCGATGGCAATTCAGAAGGTGTAGAACTTGCAATAAAATCAAAGGTATGGGATTATATTCAGAAAAATGGCTCTCATAAAGAATTTCAATTTTCACTGAACCGGGCATTAGAATACAGGCATCAAAAACAATCCGAAATCCAAAGAAAACCGATTAAAAGGGAGGCTATTATTGGGAACAGCAGGCAGATTAAAATTTGTCTTGAAACGACTTCAAAAGCCTCCAACAATGATGTTCCGATATTGATTACAGGTGAAACAGGCACTGGAAAAGAACTCTTTGCCAAAGCCATTCATAAAAACAGTGTGCGACAGCAAAATAATTTTATTGTTGTGGACTGTGCAGCATTACCCGAACATCTGGTTGAAAGTTTTCTTTTTGGCCATTCAAAAGGTGCCTTTACCAGTGCGGATTCGGATAAAGTGGGATTGATAAAATTGGCGGATGGAGGCACCCTTTTTCTTGATGAGGTGGGAGAGCTTCCCCTGGTTCTGCAAAAAAAGTTTTTAAGGGCGCTTCAGGAAAAAAAATTCCGGCCTGTGGGAAGCAAGAAAGAGATCTCAAGCAATTTCAGACTTGTCTCCGCAACTCACCGTAATCTAAGGGCAATGGTAAAAAAAAGACGGTTCAGGGAAGATTTTTATTTTAGAATTGCTTCCATAAAAATGGAAATTCCCCCTTTACGCGATCGTAAATCAGATATTGCTTTATTGCTGACACACCACATGAACCGAAAAGAAAAAATTGATGGATACCTACATAACGTATCCGATGAATTCGTCGACAATCTTCTTGGGTATGACTGGCCCGGAAATGTAAGGGAATTGCTTAACACAATAGATTATGCATGCAGTGATGCTTTTCAGGAATCAATACTTTTCTCCAAGCATCTTCCGGATCATATTCGTGCATTTAATATCAAAAACAGAATAAAGAACCGTAAAGAATCCGAATCAACACCTTGTTCCAAAGAAAAGAGCGCACCTGTTGAACGCCTCAGGCTCAAAGAGTATATGGAAAAAATGAAGCAGCAGTATGTAACAGATCTGATGTCCCATACCCGAGGTGATATAAAAACCGCCTGCCGCTTATCCGGTCTTTCCAGGGGCCATCTTTACGCCCTTTTAAAAAAATATAACATCAGCGGTTTGTAA